The Drosophila nasuta strain 15112-1781.00 chromosome 2R, ASM2355853v1, whole genome shotgun sequence genome segment TCGAGATCCAGAGAGTCGACCGACTATGAAACATCTTGTCGCTTTTCTAGGAATTGATTTAAGGCTTTACATACCTATACACTTCGAAGATGTAGATATTACAGAATATGTAAAGTACTATTGATATTAAGCTAAATAATTTACTGATGCTGATATTACTTACAGTTTATGAATGGTAGATATGGTCTCTGCTGTAAAGCATATTGGCGATCTGGATTTTCAGACAAAAAAGTAGATGTGATATTTTTTCAACCAGACAAGCCAATGGAAATGGATTTCCTGAAAGAAGTCTATAAACTTAAAGAATTAATACATCAAAATATTGTGGCTTTATATGGAGTTTCTAGGCAATTTGAAAATTCGATTTTCTTGCTTTTTGAGTGTTCAACTGTATCGATTCACAACTTATTTCATGATCAAAAATGTACCAATAGAGATTCCTATCCTAAGCTAGAATGGATCTACCAGTGTCTCCAGGTAAGTTTGAAACGCATTTGAAACTGCATTTTCCAGATCTCATATTCTTTGTAGGGTTTGGACTATTTGCATAGCAATAATATAGTCCACGGTGTTCTTACAACTGAAAACCTGTTACTTTTCGACGACTGTCGTAATGTAAAAATATTCGTTATTGGAAAAGTGGAtcacatatatttaaatgcaatagcTAACAAGGAAGAGTCAGTTTATGTTGCTCCAGAAGTTTATGATGCTCCAGTTTATGAGGGTCATGTAggtacatttatatattatatatatggaaaggaagaaaatgttaattataataaatacatttatttgcgTAGAGCGAAGAAAGGGAGTTCACAAAAGAGTCTGATATTTACAGCTTTGGCATAATTATGTGGGAAATAGTGACTGCAAAGAATCCAGTTGtcgaattcaaaaataaacaaccTTCAACTATTGTGGAAATTATTAATGGTAAGGAGAATTGTCTCGAAAATGCATAGCTAATCTTTTTAATTTCAGATACTATACACACTAGAACCTCAGATATCCGTAAAATAAGAAACGCTATTGAAGAATGCCTGAAAACTGCAGAATACCGTCCAGATACTAAGGAGCTGATTAGAATGTTAATTTCTTAACTTAATGCACTAGTCAATCTGTGGAATATGTGatgaaagctacagtctaTGCGACTCTGAGATAGCCTCTATCCATCttcaatgaaagcaaaacagtacgATACTATAGTAaacatatatcaaaaaatactaaaattatacatGGCAAATATACTATggaataaaaaatatcaaatcaaTTATGTCTTCGCATTTGCAGTCtgtaaacaagtaagaaatcaacagtcgagtatgctcgactttgagatacccgttacccattttaaataaaagcaaaatattacggtttttttctcaaaaatattccaaacaATATATCACAAGAATACATAAAATTGCACCAAAgcgtatatttggtatattgatatggtactagactcaatatatactatagaggGCAACAAATGCCAGATTGCCAGCCGAAGCAattaagacccctagtaagttggcgtttttgtccatacaaaagtatttccctTATAATTCGacaattttaatctgatcgcaatcaaattttgaatcaaaattacgcttgttagtcgatttttgttgatttgcgcGGGCGGAAGGgggtgtggcaaaaattttgaaacttacttgatctgcgtgcaaacataacaaatgctgtcgaaaaattatagctctatctcttatagtctctgaaatccagtgtttcatacggacagactgacagacaggcagatggacatggctagatcatctcggctgttgatgctgatcaatataataataatcgatataccaaatgtataatataataatactgcaatattttgtttttattcaaaatgggtagcgggtatttcacagtcgagcatactcgactgtagctttctaacttgtttttttttgcacgaATATGCTTGATTTTGGAACTATGTCTTATAAGTACTTTTAttgaagtattttaattatattatgacATATTGATAACAAGTTATTGACATCGTAATGCGCAATTTGTCTGAAACAACGGCAATGGTAGTTTAGTCGTTTTAGTCTCTTCGAGTTCTTCGGCATGAATAACTCACTCGATATTAAACTGCGAGAGAAGGTAAGAGAGTAATGATCTATAGAATAAATCGTTCCCATTTACTATTCATAGcataaatgtgtatttaaaGATTGGAAGCGGTAGTTATGGTGTTGTATATGAAGGAATTTGGATAACAAATGCTCGTAAATGTGTGAAGGTTGCTGTGAAATGTTTGGAAAAAGGCAATAATAAAGATTCGGAAACAAATATTCTTCAAGAAATCCGCAATTTACAAGAGCTCAAGCATGAAAATATTGTCACATTCCATGGCGCTTATCACCAAAAAAACATATGCCTCATTTTCGAGTACTCAGACTGTGGATCACTCGATGATTACATGCAACAAGAGACCGTAAGAGTTTCAAACATCGAAAAGCTTCACTGGATGTTGCAATGTGCcaatgtatgtattgtatgatGTGTACCTAAGTACAAATCTTAATCTCACTATTTTTATAGGGCATGGAATATTtgcacagcaaaaaaacatttcatcGCGATCTTAAAACTCAAAATCTTTtacttttcaataattatcgcacattaaaaatatgcgaTTTTGGTACTGTAAAACGATATGCAACAGAAAATACGGAACTTATTGGGACAATTGGTTATATGGCTCCAGAAGTTTGTGTAAGTATCTCGTTAAACAAAATCAGgtacaatatataattttaataataataataatatccaATCCTTAAACTACTACATAGACTGCTGATGGTAAATATACGGAAAAGTGTGATGTGTTTAGCTATGGGATCACTTTCTGGGAAGTATTCGCTGAAAAGAAGCCATTTGATGACTTACAAAAGAAGAATATGCACCCTGTGgccattcaaaataaaattaataacggtaaaattttaagaaatgcataactttatttttaaaagttctATTGTTCCAGGTGCTCGTCCAGATATAAATGACATGCACATTTGTAAAGGTTCTGATCTTATAAaagcaataattaaaaagtgtTGGGATCGAGATCCAGAGAGTCGACCGACTATGAAACATCTTGTCGCTTTTCTAGGAATTGATTTAAGGCTTTACATACCTATACACTTCGAAGATGTAGATATTACAGAATATGTAAAGTACTATTGATATTAAGCTAAATAATTTACTGATGCTGATATTACTTACAGTTTATGAATGGTAGATATGGTCTCTGCTGTAAAGCATATTGGCGATCTGGATTTTCAGACAAAAAAGTAGATGTGATATTTTTTCAACCAGACAAGCCAATGGAAATGGATTTCCTGAAAGAAGTCTATAAACTTAAAGAATTAATACATCAAAATATTGTGGCTTTATATGGAGTTTCTAGGCAATTTGAAAATTCGATTTTCTTGCTTTTTGAGTGTTCAACTGTATCGATTCACAACTTATTTCATGATCAAAAATGTACCAATAGAGATTCCTATCCTAAGCTAGAATGGATCTACCAGTGTCTCCAGGTAAGTTTGAAACGCATTTGAAACTGCATTTTCCAGATCTCATATTCTTTGTAGGGTTTGGACTATTTGCATAGCAATAATATAGTCCACGGTGTTCTTACAACTGAAAACCTGTTACTTTTCGACGACTGTCGTAATGTAAAAATATTCGTTATTGGAAAAGTGGAtcacatatatttaaatgcaatagcTAACAAGGAAGAGTCAGTTTATGTTGCTCCAGAAGTTTATGATGCTCCAGTTTATGAGGGTCATGTAggtacatttatatattatatatatggaaaggaagaaaatgttaattataataaatacatttatttgcgTAGAGCGAAGAAAGGGAGTTCACAAAAGAGTCTGATATTTACAGCTTTGGCATAATTATGTGGGAAATAGTGACTGCAAAGAATCCAGTTGtcgaattcaaaaataaacaaccTTCAACTATTGTGGAAATTATTAATGGTAAGGAGAATTGTCTCGAAAATGCATAGCTAATCTTTTTAATTTCAGATACTATACACACTAGAACCTCAGATATCCGTAAAATAAGAAACGCTATTGAAGAATGCCTGAAAACTGCAGAATACCGTCCAGATACTAAGGAGCTGATTAGAATGTTAATTTCTTAACTTAATGCACTAGTCAATCTGTGGAATATGTGatgaaagctacagtctaTGCGACTCTGAGATAGCCTCTATCCATCttcaatgaaagcaaaacagtacgATACTATAGTAaacatatatcaaaaaatactaaaattatacatGGCAAATATACTATggaataaaaaatatcaaatcaaTTATGTCTTCGCATTTGCAGTCtgtaaacaagtaagaaatcaacagtcgagtatgctcgactttgagatacccgttacccattttaaataaaagcaaaatattacggtttttttctcaaaaatattccaaacaATATATCACAAGAATACATAAAATTGCACCAAAgcgtatatttggtatattgatatggtactagactcaatatatactatagaggGCAACAAATGCCAGATTGCCAGCCGAAGCAattaagacccctagtaagttggcgtttttgtccatacaaaagtatttccctTATAATTCGacaattttaatctgatcgcaatcaaattttgaatcaaaattacgcttgttagtcgatttttgttgatttgcgcGGGCGGAAGGgggtgtggcaaaaattttgaaacttacttgatctgcgtgcaaacataacaaatgctgtcgaaaaattatagctctatctcttatagtctctgaaatccagtgtttcatacggacagactgacagacaggcagatggacatggctagatcatctcggctgttgatgctgatcaatataataataatcgatataccaaatgtataatataataatactgcaatattttgttttattcaaaatgggtagcgggtatttcacagtcgagcatactcgactgtagctttctaacttgtttttttttttttgcacgaATATGCTTGATTTTGGAACTATGTCTTATAAGTACTTTTAttgaagtattttaattatattatgacATATTGATAACAAGTTATTGACATCGTAATGCGCAATTTGTCTGAAACAACGGCAATGGTAGTTTAGTCGTTTTAGTCTCTTCGAGTTCTTCGGCATGAATAACTCACTCGATATTAAACTGCGAGAGAAGGTAAGAGAGTAATGATCTATAGAATAAATCGTTCCCATTTACTATTCATAGcataaatgtgtatttaaaGATTGGAAGCGGTAGTTATGGTGTTGTATATGAAGGAATTTGGATAACAAATGCTCGTAAATGTGTGAAGGTTGCTGTGAAATGTTTGGAAAAAGGCAATAATAAAGATTCGGAAACAAATATTCTTCAAGAAATCCGCAATTTACAAGAGCTCAAGCATGAAAATATTGTCACATTCCATGGCGCTTATCACCAAAAAAACATATGCCTCATTTTCGAGTACTCAGACTGTGGATCACTCGATGATTACATGCAACAAGAGACCGTAAGAGTTTCAAACATCGAAAAGCTTCACTGGATGTTGCAATGTGCcaatgtatgtattgtatgatGTGTACCTAAGTACAAATCTTAATCTCACTATTTTTATAGGGCATGGAATATTtgcacagcaaaaaaacatttcatcGCGATCTTAAAACTCAAAATCTTTtacttttcaataattatcgcacattaaaaatatgcgaTTTTGGTACTGTAAAACGATATGCAACAGAAAATACGGAACTTATTGGGACAATTGGTTATATGGCTCCAGAAGTTTGTGTAAGTATCTCGTTAAACAAAATCAGgtacaatatataattttaataataataataatatccaATCCTTAAACTACTACATAGACTGCTGATGGTAAATATACGGAAAAGTGTGATGTGTTTAGTTATGGGATCACTTTCTGGGAAGTATTCGCTGAAAAGAAGCCATTTGatgaattaaagaaaaaaaatatgcacCCTTTGGCCatccaaaacaaaattgttaatggtaaaatttttaaaaaatacttagcTTATTTTCTAAAAGTTCTATTGTTCCAGGTGCTCGTCCAAATATAAATGACATGCAAATTTTTAAGGATTCTAATCTTATAAAGGCAATAATTGAAAAGTGTTGGGATCGAGATCCAGAAAGTCGACCGAGTATGAAACGTCTTGTCTCTTTTCTAGGAATTGATTTAAGACTTTATATACCTATAAACTTCGAAGATATAGAGATTACAGAATGTGTAAGGTTCTATTGATATTAAGATAAAATAACTTACTGATGCTGATATTACTTACAGTTTATGAATGGTAGATATGGTCTCGGCTGTAAAGCATATTGGCGAGCAGGATTTGTAGACAGAAAAATGGATGTGAAAATAATTCGATGCAATAAACAAACGGAAATAGATTTCTTGACAGAAGTCTACAAACTTAAAGCTTTAATACATAGAAATATTGTGACATTATGTGGAGTTTCTAGGTTTTTGGAAGACGAATGCGGCCAATATTATATGCTTTATGATTGTGCAAATGAATCGCTTTACGATTTATTGCGAACAAAACGATTTACTTATGGAGAATCTCTTCTTAAGTTGGAATGGATGGCGCAGTGTCTAGTGGTAAGTTTGAAGTTCGTTATATTTTCCTGGTCTCATATTCCTGGTCTCATAGGGTTTGGACTATTTGCATAGCAATAATATAGTCCACGGTGATCTTACAACTGACAACCTTCTACTCTTCGATGACTGTCGTaatgtaaaaatattctttattgGAAAAGTggatcaaatattttataatgcaATAGCTAACAAGGAAGAGTCAGTTTATGTGGCTCCAGAAGttcatgtatgtacatttgtatatataatgtatagaaaagaagaaaatgttaattataataaatacatttatttgcgTAGAGCGGAGAAAGGGAGTTCACAAAAGAGTCTGACATTTACAGCTTTGGCATAATTATGTGGGAAATAGTGACTGCAAAGAATCCAGTTGtcgaattcaaaaataaacaaccTTCGACTATTGAGGAAATGATTAATGGTAAGGAGAATTGTATCGAAATCCATAGCTAATCTTTTTATTTCAGATACTATACAGACTGGAAGCTCAGATATCCGTAAAATAAGAAACGCTATTGAAAAATGCCTGAAAGCTGCAGAATACCGACCAGATACTAAGGAGCtgattaaaatgttaatttcttAACTTAATGCACCAGTCAATCTGtgtttgaataaaaacaaaacattgtgttatttttctcaaaatataccaaaaatattacaaaaatactaaaaataattgcgcgcggtatatttggtttatcgatatagtaccacattcaaaatataccataaattgcacaaaataccaaattgtaCGTACGCGTCTAAGttttaaagctttaaaattacgcttgttatttgattttgattgattgCGGGGGCAGAAGTggacgtggcaaaaatttgaaataaatttgatctgcgtggaaacataacaaatgctgtccaAATATTATATCTATATCTCTTATAGTATCTGAGATCCAATGGCATGACATGGCCagatcgtcttggctgttgacgctgatcaagaatatatatactttatagggtcgcaGATGCTTCTTTCTAcctgttataatacccttctaccctgtgggtagcgggtttagtaatttggttgcgatcagataaaaattatggaagttattaaggaaatacttttgtatgggcaaaaacgcctacttactaagggtctgagttgctttggccgacaatctggtacattgtgttgtttatggtatattttaaatgtggtactatattgatatgtcaaatataaaatttggtaactttcttacttgtttttctttgattCATGTATATCATGACGATAAtgatatatgtaaataacatatatttacattatggggtcggagatgtcttttcctctctctgcatgttacatacattttatgtGCAACTAAAATTGcgtaaaaaaaattataaaacccttctaccctgtgggtatcgggtataaaaaggatGGCCAACTTCCATTTCCCGTTAGTATAACGTTATAATCCATGATTCAATAACCCTCAATTTCTTCAATCATCACCTTTTATCAAAACCACTTGCTTTGATAACAACTTTTTGTCAGCGTGATAAGCAATGTGTCCGAAGCAGTAGCAATATGCACCCTTTGACCAtccaaaacaaattattaatggtaaaatttttacaaaattgtataacttatttttttaaaagtcCAATTGTTACAGATGCTCGTATAGATATAAATGACAAGTCAAATTTGTAAAGATTCTGATCTTAGAAGGGTAATAATTGATGCGAAAATAATTCGATGCaataaactttaaactttattactatattgctttattattgcattgcaTATTGATAGCAAGTTCTTATCAACGTTATGTACAATTTGTCTGAATAAATAGCAATCGTAGTTTAGACATTTTAGTCTCTTTGCGTGCTTCGACATGAACAACTCACTCGATATTCAACTGAAAGAGAGGGTAAGAAAGTAATGATCTATAGAATAAATCGTTCCCATTTGCTATTCATAGcataaatgtgtatttaaaGATTGGAAGTGGTAGCTATGGTGTTGTATATGAAGGAATTTGGATAACAAATACTCGTAAATGTGTAAAGGTTGCTGTGAAATGTTTGGAAAAAGGCAATAATAAAGACTCGGAAACAAATATTCTTCGAGAAATCCGCAATTTACAAGAGCTCAAGCATGAAAATATTGTCACATTCCATGGCGCCTATCGCCAAAAAAACATATGCCTCATTTTCGAGTACTCAGAATGTGGATCACTCTATGATTATTTGCATCAAGAGACCGAAAGAGTTTCAAACTTCGAAAAACTTCCCTGGATGTTGCAATGTGCcaatgtatgtattgtatgtttGTAAGTAAAAATCTTAATCTCACTATTTTTATAGGGCATGGAATATTtgcacagcaaaaaaacatttcatcGCGATCTTAAAACACAAAACCTGTTACTTTTCAATGATTATCGCACATTGAAAATATGCGATTTTGGTACTGTAAAACAATATGCAACAGAAAATACGGAACTTATTGGGACAATTAGTTATATGGCTCCAGAAGTTTGTGTAAGTATCTCGTTAAACATAATCAGgtacaatatataattttaataataataataataatccaaTCTTTAAACTACTACTTAGACTGCTGATGGTAAATATACGGAAAAGTGTGATGTGTTTAGCTATGGGATCACTTTCTGGGAAGTTTTCGCTCAAAAAAAGCCATTTgatgaattaaaaaaacaaaatatgcaccCTGTGGCCatcc includes the following:
- the LOC132785022 gene encoding mitogen-activated protein kinase kinase kinase 7-like produces the protein MAPEVCTADGKYTEKCDVFSYGITFWEVFAEKKPFDDLQKKNMHPVAIQNKINNGARPDINDMHICKGSDLIKAIIKKCWDRDPESRPTMKHLVAFLGIDLRLYIPIHFEDVDITEYFMNGRYGLCCKAYWRSGFSDKKVDVIFFQPDKPMEMDFLKEVYKLKELIHQNIVALYGVSRQFENSIFLLFECSTVSIHNLFHDQKCTNRDSYPKLEWIYQCLQGLDYLHSNNIVHGVLTTENLLLFDDCRNVKIFVIGKVDHIYLNAIANKEESVYVAPEVYDAPVYEGHSEEREFTKESDIYSFGIIMWEIVTAKNPVVEFKNKQPSTIVEIINDTIHTRTSDIRKIRNAIEECLKTAEYRPDTKELIRMLIS
- the LOC132785023 gene encoding uncharacterized protein LOC132785023 isoform X1, with amino-acid sequence MNNSLDIKLREKIGSGSYGVVYEGIWITNARKCVKVAVKCLEKGNNKDSETNILQEIRNLQELKHENIVTFHGAYHQKNICLIFEYSDCGSLDDYMQQETVRVSNIEKLHWMLQCANGMEYLHSKKTFHRDLKTQNLLLFNNYRTLKICDFGTVKRYATENTELIGTIGYMAPEVCTADGKYTEKCDVFSYGITFWEVFAEKKPFDDLQKKNMHPVAIQNKINNGARPDINDMHICKGSDLIKAIIKKCWDRDPESRPTMKHLVAFLGIDLRLYIPIHFEDVDITEYFMNGRYGLCCKAYWRSGFSDKKVDVIFFQPDKPMEMDFLKEVYKLKELIHQNIVALYGVSRQFENSIFLLFECSTVSIHNLFHDQKCTNRDSYPKLEWIYQCLQGLDYLHSNNIVHGVLTTENLLLFDDCRNVKIFVIGKVDHIYLNAIANKEESVYVAPEVYDAPVYEGHSEEREFTKESDIYSFGIIMWEIVTAKNPVVEFKNKQPSTIVEIINDTIHTRTSDIRKIRNAIEECLKTAEYRPDTKELIRMLIS
- the LOC132785023 gene encoding mitogen-activated protein kinase kinase kinase 7-like isoform X2, which codes for MNNSLDIKLREKIGSGSYGVVYEGIWITNARKCVKVAVKCLEKGNNKDSETNILQEIRNLQELKHENIVTFHGAYHQKNICLIFEYSDCGSLDDYMQQETVRVSNIEKLHWMLQCANGMEYLHSKKTFHRDLKTQNLLLFNNYRTLKICDFGTVKRYATENTELIGTIGYMAPEVCTADGKYTEKCDVFSYGITFWEVFAEKKPFDDLQKKNMHPVAIQNKINNGARPDINDMHICKGSDLIKAIIKKCWDRDPESRPTMKHLVAFLGIDLRLYIPIHFEDVDITEYFMNGRYGLCCKAYWRSGFSDKKVDVIFFQPDKPMEMDFLKEVYKLKELIHQNIVALYGVSRQFENSIFLLFECSTVSIHNLFHDQKCTNRDSYPKLEWIYQCLQGLDYLHSNNIVHGVLTTENLLLFDDCRNVKIFVIGKVDHIYLNAIANKEESVYVAPEVYDAPVYEGHVERRKGVHKRV
- the LOC132785853 gene encoding uncharacterized protein LOC132785853 — protein: MNNSLDIKLREKIGSGSYGVVYEGIWITNARKCVKVAVKCLEKGNNKDSETNILQEIRNLQELKHENIVTFHGAYHQKNICLIFEYSDCGSLDDYMQQETVRVSNIEKLHWMLQCANGMEYLHSKKTFHRDLKTQNLLLFNNYRTLKICDFGTVKRYATENTELIGTIGYMAPEVCTADGKYTEKCDVFSYGITFWEVFAEKKPFDELKKKNMHPLAIQNKIVNGARPNINDMQIFKDSNLIKAIIEKCWDRDPESRPSMKRLVSFLGIDLRLYIPINFEDIEITECFMNGRYGLGCKAYWRAGFVDRKMDVKIIRCNKQTEIDFLTEVYKLKALIHRNIVTLCGVSRFLEDECGQYYMLYDCANESLYDLLRTKRFTYGESLLKLEWMAQCLVGLDYLHSNNIVHGDLTTDNLLLFDDCRNVKIFFIGKVDQIFYNAIANKEESVYVAPEVHSGEREFTKESDIYSFGIIMWEIVTAKNPVVEFKNKQPSTIEEMINDTIQTGSSDIRKIRNAIEKCLKAAEYRPDTKELIKMLIS
- the LOC132787101 gene encoding mitogen-activated protein kinase kinase kinase 7-like, producing the protein MNNSLDIQLKERIGSGSYGVVYEGIWITNTRKCVKVAVKCLEKGNNKDSETNILREIRNLQELKHENIVTFHGAYRQKNICLIFEYSECGSLYDYLHQETERVSNFEKLPWMLQCANGMEYLHSKKTFHRDLKTQNLLLFNDYRTLKICDFGTVKQYATENTELIGTISYMAPEVCTADGKYTEKCDVFSYGITFWEVFAQKKPFDELKKQNMHPVAIQNKINNGARPNINDMQIWQYSNRIKTIIEKCWDRDPNNRPTMKRLVAFLGIDLRLYTPINFKDIYIPQCLMDGRYGLGCNAHCVLRPTCYEVDAILCKPDKPVEMDFLKEVNKLNELIHPNIVKLYGVSRQFENRFFLLFEYSTISIHNLFHVQKCFNRDSYPKVEWIYQCLQGLDYLHSKDIVHGDLKTENLLLFDNCWNAKIFFTGKVEKILFL